A genome region from Populus alba chromosome 5, ASM523922v2, whole genome shotgun sequence includes the following:
- the LOC118029363 gene encoding pathogenesis-related thaumatin-like protein 3.5 encodes MARLNLHLLLLLILLVVSSGPRMMESLRVFTITNYCKETVWPGIFPGENFNGGGFELKPGQSSVLNAPVGWSGRIWGRTGCSFDKNGNGTCKTGTCGSFLKCRASGETPASLAEFTLTTLDFYDVSLVDGFNLPIAVTPINGKGNCSVAGCDADLRDTCPSELAVKSKGKVIACRSACDVFNTDEYCCRGLYGNPRVCQPTFYSKKFKEACPTAYSYAYDDPTSICTCAGTDYVITFCSSRKRAVCTYHNNKLVCSGSRGLKSLIERWWALVFVLPLLLAF; translated from the exons GGCCAAGAATGATGGAGAGTCTGAGAGTCTTCACCATAACTAATTATTGCAAAGAAACGGTATGGCCGGGTATCTTCCCAGGTGAGAACTTCAATGGTGGTGGATTTGAGTTGAAACCAGGccaatctagtgttttaaatGCTCCGGTTGGCTGGAGTGGCCGGATATGGGGTAGAACAGGCTGTAGTTTTGACAAGAACGGGAACGGTACATGCAAGACTGGGACCTGTGGTTCATTCCTGAAATGCAGGGCCTCAGGTGAAACCCCAGCCTCACTTGCTGAATTTACCCTAACAACACTCGACTTTTACGATGTCAGCCTTGTCGACGGGTTTAACTTGCCGATAGCTGTTACGCCGATCAACGGTAAGGGAAATTGCAGTGTTGCTGGCTGTGATGCAGATTTGAGGGATACTTGCCCTTCAGAGCTGGCTGTTAAGTCCAAGGGAAAGGTCATCGCTTGTCGAAGCGCTTGTGATGTGTTCAACACGGATGAATATTGTTGCAGGGGACTTTATGGAAACCCTAGGGTGTGCCAACCTACATTTTATTCAAAGAAGTTCAAAGAAGCTTGCCCCACTGCTTATAGCTATGCATATGATGATCCTACCAGTATTTGTACGTGCGCAGGAACAGATTATGTCATCACCTTTTGCTCATCCAG GAAGCGAGCGGTTTGCACCTACCATAATAACAAGCTTGTTTGCAGTGGATCAAGAGGCTTAAAATCACTGATTGAGAGATGGTGGGCTCTCGTTTTCGTATTG